One part of the Algibacter sp. L1A34 genome encodes these proteins:
- a CDS encoding cob(I)yrinic acid a,c-diamide adenosyltransferase, producing the protein MKIYTKTGDNGTTALFGGTRVPKHHIRIESYGTIDELNSHLGLIRDQDINETYKDLITHVQNKLFTVGAILATDPEKAILKNGKDRLNIEKISKGDIELLEQAMDNMNEALPEMTHFVLPGGHQTVSFCHIARCVCRRAERLATALNDLEPFEANALKYLNRLSDYLFVLARKLSLDLQANEIKWIPEKY; encoded by the coding sequence ATGAAAATTTATACTAAAACAGGAGACAACGGCACCACGGCCTTATTTGGAGGAACGCGTGTACCCAAACACCACATCCGGATAGAAAGCTACGGCACCATAGATGAATTAAACTCTCATTTAGGGCTAATTCGCGACCAAGATATTAATGAAACATACAAAGATTTAATTACCCATGTCCAGAATAAATTATTCACGGTTGGGGCTATTTTGGCTACCGATCCTGAAAAAGCTATTTTAAAAAACGGTAAAGATCGTTTGAATATCGAGAAGATTTCCAAAGGAGATATTGAACTTTTGGAACAGGCTATGGACAACATGAACGAAGCTTTACCCGAAATGACGCATTTTGTACTTCCGGGCGGACATCAAACAGTGTCATTTTGTCATATAGCACGCTGTGTATGCCGTAGAGCCGAACGTTTAGCAACCGCACTTAACGACTTAGAACCCTTTGAAGCAAATGCTTTAAAGTATTTAAATAGACTTTCGGACTATCTTTTTGTATTGGCACGAAAGTTGTCTTTAGACTTACAAGCAAATGAAATTAAATGGATTCCTGAAAAATATTAA
- a CDS encoding dipeptidyl-peptidase 3 family protein, translating into MKLKSIVGIAIINLMLFSCGNEKADKKEVVDASKEAVAFNYNVEQFADIKILKYQIPGWDKLTLKEQKLVYYLTQAGLSGRDIMWDQNYRYNLRIRKALEHVYTSYAGDKTSTDWTSFETYLKRVWFSNGIHHHYSTDKLKPEFSSEYLKGLLTETSTELDSEAFDAIFNAEDFKKVNQAKGVDNVALSAVNFYGPNVTNADVESFYNEKVSPNADKPLSFGLNSQLVKENGVLKERVYKSGGLYGAAIDEVVKWLELAKGVAENEAQGNALGLLIDYYKTGDLQTWDDYNVAWTGATAGNIDYINSFIEVYNDPLGYRGSYESIIQINDFDMSQKMKVLSDHAQWFEDNSPLMPEHKKENVVGVTYKVVNVAGEAGDASPSTPIGVNLPNANWIRTAVGSKSVSLGNIVNASNNAGSTGRLEEFVNDEEELLLDEEYGQLAHKLHTALHEVIGHASGKLNPGVGETKETLKNYASTLEEGRADLVGLYYLYNPKLQELGLVTDWEKVGKTAYDGYIRNGLMMQLIRLNLGDDVEEAHMRNRQWVSGWAFEKGKADNVIEKVTRDGKTYFNINDYAKLHDLFGELLKETQRIKSEGDYKAVEALVEGYGVKVDQAIHAEVLERNKQFDSAPYTGYVNPILVPETNDAGEIIKVNVEEPESFVDQMLTYSKRYSFLPEVN; encoded by the coding sequence ATGAAACTAAAATCAATTGTAGGTATTGCAATTATTAACCTGATGCTGTTTTCGTGTGGTAATGAAAAGGCTGATAAGAAAGAGGTTGTAGATGCGAGTAAAGAGGCTGTTGCGTTTAATTACAATGTAGAGCAATTTGCCGATATTAAAATATTGAAATACCAAATTCCTGGGTGGGATAAATTAACTTTAAAAGAGCAAAAGTTAGTTTATTATTTAACGCAAGCAGGTTTATCTGGTCGCGATATTATGTGGGATCAAAATTATCGTTATAACTTAAGAATTAGAAAAGCGTTAGAGCATGTTTATACAAGTTACGCTGGTGATAAAACATCAACAGATTGGACAAGTTTTGAAACTTATTTAAAACGTGTTTGGTTTAGTAATGGTATTCATCATCATTATTCTACAGATAAATTAAAACCTGAATTTTCTTCGGAATATTTAAAGGGATTATTAACTGAAACAAGCACAGAATTAGATAGCGAAGCTTTTGATGCGATATTTAATGCTGAGGATTTTAAAAAAGTAAATCAAGCTAAGGGTGTTGATAATGTTGCGCTTTCGGCTGTTAACTTTTACGGACCAAATGTTACTAATGCAGATGTTGAAAGCTTTTATAACGAAAAAGTTTCTCCAAATGCAGATAAGCCTTTATCTTTTGGTTTAAACTCACAATTGGTAAAAGAAAATGGTGTTTTAAAAGAACGTGTTTATAAATCTGGAGGACTTTACGGTGCTGCTATAGATGAGGTTGTAAAATGGTTAGAATTAGCTAAAGGTGTTGCAGAAAATGAAGCTCAAGGAAATGCTTTAGGTCTTTTAATAGATTATTACAAAACAGGTGATTTACAAACTTGGGATGATTATAATGTGGCTTGGACAGGCGCTACAGCAGGAAATATTGATTATATAAACAGCTTTATTGAGGTGTATAACGATCCTTTAGGTTACCGTGGATCTTATGAGAGTATCATCCAGATTAACGATTTTGATATGTCTCAAAAAATGAAGGTTTTATCAGATCATGCACAGTGGTTTGAAGATAATTCTCCTTTAATGCCAGAGCACAAAAAAGAGAATGTTGTAGGTGTAACTTACAAGGTTGTAAATGTTGCTGGCGAAGCTGGAGATGCTTCTCCTAGTACGCCAATTGGTGTTAATTTACCAAATGCAAACTGGATTCGTACTGCTGTTGGTAGTAAATCTGTTTCGTTAGGTAATATTGTAAATGCATCTAATAATGCTGGAAGTACTGGTAGATTGGAAGAATTTGTTAATGATGAAGAGGAATTACTTTTAGACGAAGAATACGGGCAATTAGCGCATAAATTACATACTGCGTTACATGAAGTTATTGGTCATGCCTCTGGTAAATTAAATCCTGGTGTTGGTGAAACTAAAGAAACTTTAAAAAATTATGCATCTACTTTAGAAGAAGGTCGTGCAGATTTAGTTGGTTTATATTATTTATACAACCCAAAATTACAAGAATTAGGGTTAGTAACCGATTGGGAAAAGGTTGGTAAAACTGCTTATGATGGTTACATAAGAAATGGTTTAATGATGCAATTAATTCGTTTAAACTTAGGTGATGATGTAGAAGAAGCGCACATGAGAAATAGACAATGGGTTTCCGGTTGGGCTTTTGAAAAAGGAAAAGCCGATAATGTTATTGAAAAAGTAACTCGCGACGGGAAAACATATTTCAATATTAATGATTATGCAAAACTACACGATCTTTTTGGAGAATTACTAAAGGAAACGCAACGTATAAAATCTGAAGGTGATTACAAGGCTGTAGAGGCTTTAGTAGAAGGTTATGGTGTAAAAGTAGATCAAGCTATTCATGCTGAAGTTTTAGAGCGTAATAAGCAATTTGATTCTGCGCCTTATACAGGTTATGTTAATCCTATTTTGGTTCCGGAAACTAATGATGCCGGTGAAATAATTAAGGTAAACGTTGAGGAGCCTGAATCTTTTGTAGATCAGATGCTAACATATAGTAAAAGATATAGCTTTTTACCAGAGGTGAATTAA
- a CDS encoding nucleoside triphosphate pyrophosphohydrolase family protein yields the protein MKNKIEAVKAFHTAYKIGHRETPKADLGNAKNMLRFNLMKEENEEYLEAANNNDLVEVADALGDMLYILCGTIIEHGMQHKIEEVFEEIQRSNMSKLGEDGEPIYREDGKVLKGPNYFKPKIAEILDK from the coding sequence ATGAAGAATAAAATAGAAGCAGTAAAAGCCTTTCATACAGCATATAAAATAGGACATAGAGAAACTCCAAAGGCAGATTTAGGCAATGCTAAAAATATGCTCCGTTTCAATTTAATGAAAGAAGAAAACGAAGAATACTTAGAAGCGGCAAATAACAATGATTTAGTAGAGGTAGCAGATGCTTTAGGCGATATGCTTTATATATTATGTGGTACTATTATAGAACACGGTATGCAACATAAAATTGAAGAAGTATTTGAAGAAATACAACGTAGTAATATGAGTAAACTAGGCGAAGACGGAGAGCCAATTTATCGTGAAGATGGAAAAGTACTTAAAGGGCCTAATTATTTTAAACCGAAAATTGCAGAAATTCTAGATAAATAA
- a CDS encoding O-methyltransferase yields the protein MYQITQYFKFLLKSSNQHGVHSPFVYDLITKCFYDKKKYTDYKKIIGYKKTLKENTNSIKITDLGAGSQVMKQEERVISQMAKNAGSTNKRAKLLYRLSLYFKPENSLELGTSLGIATTALHLGNPDAHITTIEGCPNIAAFSKSNFEKFDFKNIKMITGDFNNEIEKLKANTYDLVFFDGNHKKDATLLYFESLLETAHNDSVFIFDDIYWSKGMTEAWEIIKKHPKVTVTIDTFFWGFVFFRKEQVREDFIIRV from the coding sequence GTGTATCAAATTACCCAATACTTTAAATTTCTTTTAAAATCAAGCAATCAGCACGGCGTCCACTCCCCTTTTGTTTATGATTTAATTACTAAATGTTTTTACGATAAAAAGAAGTATACCGATTATAAAAAAATAATCGGCTACAAGAAAACACTTAAAGAAAATACCAATAGCATCAAAATAACAGATTTAGGTGCAGGCTCTCAAGTTATGAAACAGGAAGAGCGGGTTATTTCTCAAATGGCTAAAAACGCAGGATCCACCAATAAACGTGCTAAACTTTTATATAGACTATCTCTTTATTTCAAACCTGAAAACAGCCTTGAACTAGGAACTTCTTTAGGCATTGCAACCACAGCGTTACATTTAGGGAACCCAGACGCACATATAACAACTATTGAGGGTTGCCCTAATATTGCTGCTTTTTCTAAATCGAATTTTGAAAAGTTCGATTTTAAAAACATAAAAATGATTACTGGTGATTTTAATAATGAAATAGAAAAGCTTAAAGCAAACACTTACGATTTAGTTTTCTTTGATGGCAATCATAAAAAGGACGCGACTTTACTTTATTTTGAATCCCTTTTAGAAACCGCTCACAACGATTCTGTTTTTATATTTGATGATATTTATTGGTCTAAAGGCATGACCGAAGCTTGGGAGATTATTAAAAAACATCCAAAAGTTACAGTTACTATAGATACCTTTTTCTGGGGATTTGTGTTTTTCAGAAAAGAACAAGTTAGGGAAGATTTTATAATTCGAGTTTAA
- the crcB gene encoding fluoride efflux transporter CrcB: MKQLLFVFIGGGLGSVIRYLIGKFLNNYGNGIPYGTFLANILGSLLIGIILGLAAKNDNLSQNQTLLLATGFCGGFTTFSTFAYENHMFLKSGDFTSFAIYTIASFIVAVLAVFFGMYLMK, encoded by the coding sequence ATGAAACAACTTTTATTCGTTTTTATTGGTGGTGGCTTAGGTAGTGTAATACGTTATTTAATTGGCAAGTTTTTAAATAACTATGGAAACGGTATTCCATATGGCACATTTCTCGCCAATATTTTAGGTAGTTTACTTATTGGTATTATTTTAGGTTTAGCGGCCAAAAATGATAATTTGTCTCAAAACCAAACCTTACTTTTAGCTACTGGTTTCTGCGGTGGGTTTACAACTTTCTCTACCTTTGCTTACGAAAACCATATGTTTTTAAAATCGGGAGATTTTACTAGTTTTGCTATATATACTATTGCTAGTTTTATAGTTGCCGTTTTAGCTGTGTTTTTTGGAATGTATTTAATGAAGTAA
- a CDS encoding SRPBCC family protein produces MKAFKYILFLLLIMIIGTSIYIAVQPNEYTFSRSRIITAPTPVVFNEVNDYKNWIDFSPWLEQEPKATLTYLEKTIGIDAGYAWNGDILGEGNMTTLAVAENKSISQKLNFVTPFESESNIEWNFEPENKGTKVTWSMSGKQDFMAKMYTAFSGPFEKSVGPDFERGLFKLDSVVNANMQKYSIKTNGITTHGGGYYLYIAASCKINELSSKMQEMLPRIKAYADKNKIKIAGTPFINYYKWDEENNTVMFSCCIPTTEKIISNESDILTGHLPPFNAVKTTLQGNYKYLEKAWAKATAYIPENGLENLEQGPMLEVYETDPSKTPNPADWITEIYIAIKPFDD; encoded by the coding sequence ATGAAAGCTTTTAAGTATATTTTATTTCTTTTACTTATAATGATTATTGGAACATCTATATATATTGCGGTACAGCCCAACGAATATACCTTTTCTAGAAGTCGGATAATTACAGCTCCAACTCCCGTCGTTTTTAATGAAGTAAACGATTATAAAAACTGGATAGATTTTTCGCCTTGGCTAGAACAAGAGCCAAAAGCAACACTTACATATTTAGAAAAAACAATTGGTATTGATGCTGGTTATGCATGGAATGGAGATATTTTAGGTGAAGGAAACATGACGACTTTAGCTGTAGCTGAAAACAAATCTATTTCGCAAAAACTAAATTTCGTTACTCCTTTTGAAAGTGAATCGAATATTGAATGGAACTTTGAGCCTGAAAATAAAGGCACTAAAGTGACTTGGAGTATGAGCGGAAAACAAGATTTTATGGCTAAAATGTATACCGCTTTTTCTGGTCCTTTCGAAAAATCTGTTGGCCCCGATTTTGAACGTGGTTTATTTAAACTCGATAGTGTTGTTAATGCTAATATGCAAAAATACAGCATAAAAACAAACGGTATTACAACCCATGGCGGTGGTTACTATTTATATATTGCAGCTTCATGTAAAATAAATGAGTTATCGAGTAAAATGCAAGAAATGCTTCCTCGAATTAAAGCATACGCCGATAAAAATAAAATTAAAATAGCTGGCACACCGTTCATAAATTACTATAAATGGGATGAAGAGAATAACACTGTTATGTTTTCTTGCTGTATACCAACCACAGAAAAAATAATTTCTAACGAAAGTGATATTCTAACAGGACATTTACCTCCTTTTAATGCCGTTAAAACAACATTACAAGGGAATTACAAATATTTAGAAAAAGCATGGGCTAAAGCAACAGCTTATATTCCTGAAAATGGTTTAGAAAACTTAGAACAAGGACCAATGCTTGAAGTTTACGAAACCGACCCATCAAAAACACCGAATCCAGCAGATTGGATTACCGAAATATACATTGCTATAAAACCATTTGATGATTAG
- a CDS encoding TlpA family protein disulfide reductase — MKNKSFLINLIVVFCFVISCKDDKKEITDTNKVVTEINENIPVYDFNTLEPLLYTESDKTYLINFWAMWCLPCVEELPYIQEYASKNPDVEVILVSMDFPKDIETKLKPFLKKKNISSKVVLLDDPDANTWINKINPNWSGAIPYTIIFNKEKRFYYERSFEDLRDIEDEVNKNFDK, encoded by the coding sequence ATGAAAAATAAAAGTTTTTTAATCAATCTTATTGTTGTTTTTTGTTTTGTAATAAGTTGTAAAGACGATAAAAAAGAAATTACTGATACAAATAAAGTTGTAACAGAAATTAATGAAAACATTCCTGTTTACGATTTTAACACGTTAGAGCCTTTACTTTATACCGAAAGCGATAAAACGTACTTAATAAATTTTTGGGCTATGTGGTGTTTACCATGTGTTGAGGAATTACCATATATTCAAGAGTATGCCAGTAAAAATCCAGATGTAGAAGTTATTTTGGTTAGTATGGACTTTCCAAAAGATATAGAAACTAAATTGAAACCTTTTTTAAAGAAAAAAAATATAAGTTCTAAGGTCGTATTGCTAGACGATCCAGATGCAAACACATGGATTAATAAAATAAATCCTAATTGGTCTGGAGCAATTCCATATACTATAATATTTAATAAAGAAAAGCGTTTTTACTACGAGCGTTCTTTTGAGGATTTACGAGATATCGAAGATGAAGTAAATAAAAATTTTGATAAATAA
- a CDS encoding DUF2795 domain-containing protein, translating to MYWTLELASYLSDAPWPATKDELIDYAIRTGAPLEVVENLQSIEDEGDSYDSIEEIWSDYPTDEDYLWNEDEY from the coding sequence ATGTATTGGACTTTAGAATTAGCATCTTATTTAAGTGATGCGCCTTGGCCAGCGACCAAAGACGAATTGATAGATTACGCCATTAGAACTGGTGCACCTTTAGAGGTTGTAGAAAATTTACAGTCGATTGAGGACGAAGGTGATTCGTACGATTCGATTGAAGAAATATGGTCGGATTATCCAACAGATGAAGATTATCTGTGGAATGAGGATGAATATTAA
- a CDS encoding OmpA family protein, with protein sequence MKKISLIVLLIIGSMSAKAQSYIGYLTDNYSGVNSVIANPANITDSRFKTDINLAGFSVFAGNDYYGVHLLDATKDGYDFDLDAKKSPTTDNNAMVNLDVMGPAFMFNLNKVSSIAVFTRARAMVNVDEINGETIDDLDNDDTTDFVVNEGDFNTFGHAWAELGVTYARVLMDNDQHFLKGGLTAKFLQGGGTANAYGRNVTVDYTELSETIETTGSITYGRGDDYDNDNYDYELPEAIGFGADLGFVYEWRPDYGDYKTTNVDGDTYSHKYENKYKLKLGLSITDIGKINYKDAISETFDVTNTVTEDDIDNEDDLNGILNNLYTLTNSSAGYKVNLPTALHLNVDYSLNRSFYVNLNTDLSLVSKGKENASRIANVVSLTPRFESKWFSFFVPVSVVQYNGFQAGAGFRAGPLYIGSGSVLTALTSDNSKGADVYAGLKVPVYQGKPKDKDGDGIIDKLDGCPKEAGPIENNGCPYLDSDVDGVMDNEDACPDIAGPKENKGCPWEDKDKDGVLDNKDACPNQAGPEENNGCPWADKDGDGVFDKDDECVNIAGTVANKGCPEVTVEIQKTLNAYAKTILFNSGKSTIKSESNQVLSDIIDILGQYPTAKFSVEGHTDSSGSDALNQRLSDSRANAVKTYLVENGVDAFRLSAMGYGESKPIASNETSKGRAENRRVEINLVK encoded by the coding sequence ATGAAAAAAATATCATTAATAGTATTATTGATTATAGGTTCCATGAGTGCCAAAGCGCAGTCGTATATTGGATATCTTACAGATAATTACAGTGGTGTAAATAGCGTTATAGCTAACCCCGCTAATATTACAGATTCTCGTTTTAAAACAGATATTAATTTAGCAGGCTTTAGTGTTTTTGCTGGTAATGATTATTATGGTGTACATCTTTTAGATGCTACCAAAGATGGATACGATTTTGATTTAGATGCAAAAAAATCGCCAACAACTGATAATAATGCGATGGTGAATTTAGATGTTATGGGGCCTGCTTTTATGTTTAACTTAAACAAAGTGAGTTCTATTGCTGTATTTACTAGAGCACGTGCTATGGTAAATGTTGACGAAATTAATGGTGAAACTATCGATGACCTTGATAATGATGATACTACTGATTTTGTTGTTAATGAGGGTGATTTTAATACTTTTGGACATGCTTGGGCAGAACTTGGTGTTACTTACGCTCGAGTTTTAATGGATAATGATCAACACTTTTTAAAAGGTGGTCTTACTGCAAAATTTTTACAAGGTGGTGGTACAGCTAATGCTTACGGTAGAAATGTAACTGTTGACTATACTGAGTTATCTGAAACTATTGAGACAACAGGTTCTATAACTTATGGCCGTGGTGATGATTACGATAATGATAATTACGACTATGAACTTCCTGAAGCTATTGGTTTTGGAGCCGATTTAGGTTTTGTTTACGAATGGAGACCAGATTATGGAGATTACAAAACGACTAATGTAGATGGAGATACGTATTCACATAAATACGAAAATAAATACAAATTAAAATTAGGACTATCTATTACAGATATCGGAAAAATTAATTATAAAGACGCGATTTCTGAAACCTTTGATGTTACAAATACTGTAACTGAAGACGATATTGATAATGAAGATGATTTAAATGGTATTTTAAATAACTTATATACTTTAACAAATAGCAGCGCAGGTTATAAAGTAAACTTGCCAACTGCATTACATTTAAATGTAGATTATAGCTTAAACAGAAGTTTTTACGTAAACTTAAATACCGATTTGTCTTTAGTGTCTAAAGGGAAAGAGAATGCAAGTCGTATTGCTAACGTAGTGTCTTTAACGCCACGTTTCGAAAGTAAATGGTTTAGTTTTTTCGTGCCTGTAAGTGTTGTACAATACAACGGTTTTCAAGCTGGAGCTGGATTTAGAGCAGGACCTTTATACATTGGTTCAGGATCTGTACTTACTGCTTTAACTAGTGATAACTCTAAAGGTGCCGATGTATATGCAGGTTTGAAAGTTCCTGTTTATCAAGGTAAACCAAAAGATAAAGACGGAGATGGTATTATTGATAAATTAGATGGCTGTCCAAAAGAAGCAGGTCCAATTGAAAACAATGGTTGTCCTTATTTAGATAGTGATGTAGATGGTGTTATGGATAACGAAGATGCTTGTCCTGATATAGCTGGTCCAAAAGAAAACAAAGGTTGCCCATGGGAAGATAAAGATAAAGATGGTGTTTTAGATAATAAAGATGCTTGTCCTAATCAAGCAGGCCCAGAAGAAAATAATGGTTGTCCTTGGGCAGATAAAGATGGCGATGGCGTTTTTGATAAAGATGATGAATGTGTTAATATTGCTGGTACAGTAGCTAATAAGGGTTGTCCGGAAGTAACTGTAGAGATTCAAAAAACTTTGAATGCTTATGCTAAAACAATTTTGTTTAATTCAGGGAAATCAACAATAAAATCTGAGTCTAATCAGGTTTTATCAGATATTATAGATATTTTAGGTCAATATCCAACAGCTAAGTTCTCTGTTGAAGGTCATACCGATAGTTCTGGTAGTGATGCCTTAAACCAAAGATTATCAGATTCTAGAGCAAATGCAGTAAAAACGTATCTAGTAGAAAATGGTGTAGATGCATTTAGATTATCTGCTATGGGTTATGGAGAAAGTAAACCAATTGCTAGTAATGAAACATCTAAGGGTAGAGCAGAAAACAGAAGAGTAGAAATTAACTTAGTAAAGTAA
- a CDS encoding thioredoxin family protein, translated as MRKISVLIATITMCLAVLVSCKDGGKKNTEVSTENHQGDYKDHPHDGDRKGPPHDGDRKGPPHGGDRKGPPKGGSPEQTKTLEEIGGYKIGEQATDFKLKNVDGSMVSLASYDNVKGYIVTFTCNECPFAKMYEDRLIALHNEYAPKGYPVIAINPNSPENEKEGYAAMQTRAKEKGFPFAYLVDEGQKIYPQYGAVRTPHVFLLDADRKVQYIGTIDDNAKSAEDVKVKFLENAIAALENGTKPSPEITKAIGCPIKANRS; from the coding sequence ATGAGAAAAATTAGTGTGTTAATAGCAACAATAACAATGTGTTTAGCGGTTTTGGTGTCGTGTAAAGATGGTGGAAAAAAGAATACTGAAGTATCGACTGAAAATCATCAAGGCGATTATAAAGACCACCCGCACGATGGTGATCGAAAAGGTCCTCCTCATGATGGAGACAGAAAAGGCCCGCCACATGGAGGTGATAGAAAAGGACCACCTAAAGGAGGTTCTCCGGAGCAAACTAAAACCTTAGAAGAAATTGGAGGTTATAAAATTGGAGAACAAGCAACCGATTTTAAGCTTAAAAATGTTGATGGTTCTATGGTATCATTGGCGAGTTACGATAATGTAAAAGGTTATATTGTAACATTTACTTGTAATGAATGTCCGTTTGCAAAAATGTATGAAGATCGTTTAATAGCATTACATAATGAGTATGCTCCTAAAGGATATCCTGTAATTGCAATTAACCCAAATAGTCCGGAGAATGAAAAAGAAGGTTATGCAGCTATGCAAACTCGTGCAAAGGAAAAAGGTTTCCCTTTTGCATATCTTGTAGATGAAGGGCAAAAAATATATCCGCAATATGGAGCGGTAAGAACACCTCACGTGTTTTTATTAGATGCAGATCGCAAAGTACAATATATTGGTACTATTGATGATAATGCAAAATCTGCCGAAGATGTAAAAGTTAAGTTTCTTGAAAATGCTATAGCAGCTTTAGAAAACGGAACTAAACCAAGTCCAGAGATTACAAAAGCTATTGGCTGTCCAATAAAAGCAAATAGAAGCTAA